A single Cottoperca gobio chromosome 3, fCotGob3.1, whole genome shotgun sequence DNA region contains:
- the LOC115006507 gene encoding CD82 antigen-like, with protein MLTTPVFFQLNEEMSKIVTNVLDNYPGNNSTTEQAWDFIQRNMECCGWTSRLDWNGNMVIVNSSQLLYPCSCQNFSLTTGNLSDSGFCEAQTPDWPVYDVGCAASVESWLLTNIGVVLGICLGVGLIELVGMILSICLCRNVHTEDYTKVPKY; from the exons atgctCACCACACCTGTTTTCTTTCAGTTAAATGAAGAGATGTCCAAGATCGTGACCAATGTGCTCGACAATTACCCCGGCAACAACTCGACCACGGAGCAGGCCTGGGACTTCATCCAGAGGAAT atgGAGTGTTGTGGCTGGACCAGCCGTCTGGACTGGAACGGTAACATGGTGATTGTCAACAGCTCCCAGCTGCTGTATCCCTGCTCCTGCCAGAACTTCTCGCTCACCACCGGAAACCTCTCCGACAGCGGATTCTGTGAGGCTCAGACGCCTGACTGGCCCGTATACGACGTG GGTTGTGCTGCCAGCGTGGAGAGCTGGCTTCTCACCAACATCGGGGTCGTCCTGGGTATCTGCCTCGGAGTGGGTCTGATTGAG CTGGTGGGGATGATCTTGTCCATCTGCCTGTGCAGGAACGTTCACACAGAAGATTACACCAAAGTGCCAAAGTACTAA